CTGAGAAAGGAAGCTTTCAGTTTATATGCAGGGTACATCTAACCATCAGCtacagacaggaagtaacaacaaaacagataatgtggggagaaaaaaaaaaaaaggaaaatacatgtAGAGAAAGTTAagcaattaaaataataattaaataaaaacaatgaacttaAATTATTATATTCAGACAAAAAGTATATAGggtttttacattatttacatatttgatAAGACGTTCTGATTGGATAGATGCAGGTTTAGATTTGGAACTCAACCAATCACGTGAGGATTTCAGGAAGCGCTGGATCGCGTCACAAGCATGAAGAGAATTAAACCAACTCTTATCTTTAGTAACCTTCCTCACCACTACAGGCTTTTTGACTGCAACCCACACATCTGCTGTGGGCAGCTTGGTAATCTGGTTTAGCTTTTTCTCttaaaaaacaactgcaaagccaaatgcactggaaaaaaaacacatactctCATTTTaggtcattaaaataaaataaaaaccaaaaacttcTTCTTGATGAAAACACAAGGGGAGCAGATAGTATTTAAGGTATTTAAATAAGATTTACACCACGTGGATGTTGTTATTTACAAGTCATTTAATGCAAATCAACCTGCTGGTATTCTAATAACACCAATTctaatagtaataataacacAGGGCAGTTACTTCCACTGCTACACTTTGACATTAATGTGCTCTGAGGTGTCTAAGTtagtttgtgttgtttaaagtCATGCTATCTTTTAAGTTTTAGTAATTACCATCTGAATGAGAACATTTTCAGGTGTCACACTGTGATACCGTAGCTTACAGGGATGCAACAGACAACACATCGGTCCAGAGAGCTGTTGTCGGGACTGTTGAAGGGACTCTGGTCTCTACTGCAGTCCTGTCTCAGAGAACAGTTCCTCTGTGCGGATCAACCCTCCGTTATAAAGACTCAGTTTGTTCCTCAGTCTCTGCTTGGCTGCGTTTTCCACCACACCGAAGTcggctgaaacacacacacaaaacaacaacaacataacaacagATTTGTTTTATTAGGCTGACACACACTCAGCGTATTCCACgtgtaataaatatatataagtGATCGCActgattgatttttatttgagGATGTTTTAGATGACGTCTGTTTCCTCAGATGAAGCGACATCTAGGAATCACCTGGAAGTTTTAGATGATGGAATGTGACCATATGCAGGAGCTGAGTGTCTTAAAGAGACTTACTCTGAGGACTCTCCGCGTGGTCGGAGGTGAACCCGTTAGCCCTGCAGTCCTCACAGGCCAGACCGCCCGTCTCAGCCGggcagctgcactgcacagGCCAGCTGCTGTACAGGTCTACTGCCGCTTCGCCTTGAGCGCCCACAGCGTCACTCAGGTGCGTCACCTCTGACTGGCTGTATTCACAGGGCTCCGCCTGCGTCGGAGAGACAGGTGGGCTGCGCTGCTCTTCGTGCTCCACGGGTATGGAGGACGAGGGAAGCCGCTGGGCACTAACAGGGGCTCCATCGTCCAGGCTGCGGGGCTGGTCGGCAGGCGGGCATCTCGGTGGAGGAAGCAGCTGGCTCAGCGCCAGGAGCACCTGAAGACAGTTGAGATTTAGAGGATTTATTATATCCACAGGTACTTCAATCCAGCAatcctccagcagcaggataataataatagataaTGTCTTAAAAGTCAAGAATGAACTGTTAACGCTCACGTTCTCCATGCTTGGTCTTTGGCGGTGGCGGCTTGCAGTGCAGTCCaaggacagagacagcagaCTGAGGGCCATGGCAGTCGGCCACTGATCGGCCGTCTTGTCCAAAAACTGCAGACAAGAGTCCACGCCACCGCTGTCCTCCACCTTAGTGACGAGCAGATCTCTCTgaaggagggaagggagagacagagcgCGCATGTGGTTTATGAGTACAACACATCACGAGGCGCTAATTCTTTATTTATATCCTACACAATGCAACTACAGATTGTAAATGCATTCCTATTTTTCTGGTAAACTCTGTGTaaaacctgaacacacagcttcagtgtTGACTCaccagcagtgtttgtttagGTGCATCTTCTATAACCTTCCGTCCTGTTACTGTTTCCATTATGACCTGAGAGTAAGTAAACtcaaattaattcattaatgACTTCTTCTACTAAAAAACAATGTAAAGTAGTTAAAGCTACGCCCATGAGCTTGTCACAATCACCATTCCAAAGCTGTAAACGTCCAGGCTGAAGGAAAGCTTGCCATCTCGGATGTACTCCTCAGGGAGGTATCCCAGGTTGCTGTGGGAACTCGTATCAAGAGTGATGGTACAGGACTGATTGGTTGAATGAGGACGAAGACGAGCCAACCCGAAGTCGGACAGCTTGGGTTGGAGGGCGTCATCCAAGAGTATGTTAGAACTGTGGCGggggaagacagacagacagacaccgtGTCAGCTTTGTAGGTTGAAGTTGTCATCAGTTGGTTTCTTTCAGGACTGGAGCAGGGGTGGGTTTGTAAAACCGGAACTGTGCTTGGGAGTCAgtgaagtgagtgtgtgtgtgtgtgtgtagacactCGTACCTGGAGATGTTGCCACAGATGACAGGGCAGGGCTGGGTGGTATGCAGGTGATGCAGAGCCTTTGCGATTCCCTTGATGATGGCGAGGCGCTCTTGCCAAGTCAGAGGTTGCTGTCTGTCCTGTGCGGCGACAACATACCACTTTAGatttaacacaaaaacatgctttCAAAACCAGCTTGGCTTGGATGTAAAGGCCTCCACAGACCACTGAGTACGCATGACATAAGGACCAGGTTTCCATCCACTGTGGATGCATGTGGCGCAGAGATCAGTGAAGCGAATGAGGACAACAACGTAAACAGACGACCTACACAGGAGCTGAGAAACCTGTGGGTGAGTTTGTGATGACTTGCTCAAAAACCCTAATAGGAAAGATTTCTATGTATAAATGATCATGTGTCTTTTAGAGGACATTCTGTGCTTTCTGTTGAGGCcacaatgggaaaaaaaaaatgtttctaattGCGTCTATAGGTTAAATTCATGAACTGAAACCAACTTACAAGGTAAGTGCCCCGTTGGCGAGAAGAGCACCAGCCCGCACTGAtcctccactctctgctctGAGTGGAGCAGCCACAGGAAGCAGGTGGGCCTCCTCTGGTTTCAGGTAAAGCCTACATCCTCTAATTATAGACATTTAACTGACAAGCAAGGACGTCATACGTCCTCCGAGCAAGTGTGGTTTACTGAGACACAACAAACTCACGTATACTTGTGCATAAATCCACAGACagctgtcctctcctcctcagtgtCAGTCTGCACTAAGGCCAGAAGTGACAGCGTTTTACGTGGACAGTTCTTCATCATTGTAAATTCGTTCCCTTTTTGTTCTTATCTGTCGACGACGTTCCACAAAGTGAGACAAAACCACTGCCCGCTTGTGTACCACAagctcacttcctgttcctctgaTACTTGAAGTTCTGCCTAGAAACCGTTTTGCGAGTCGCAAAACAAAAACTCACCTCACAGTCACCACATActggaaaaacagcaggatgaacaacaacaacaagagatGTGGATAAAGTATAAATCTACCTGATGGTGTAGTCTGCGGAAAAGCGATCCACTGGGGAGGTAAGGATAGACCAGACAGTAGTGGCCCTCATCAGAGAAACAGCCCGATAAGGGTAAGATATTCGGGTGCTGATACCTGTAACACATCACCACGCTGAATACAATGAACCCGCTCTATCCGATAAACAGAGAAAGGCGTTTTTGAGTGTGAGGGTTGACCCTTACAAATGATGgatttccatttctttcctgAAGATCTCCCACAGCTTCCTCCAGGACACCTTATTAGTCTGGAGAAAGACGGATAAGGGATAAACTCCAATTAGCCTTGCACTCAAACTCAAACTTTCAATGTATTTTGAAATTTACAAATTTCCACCTGAAGTTGTTAAACAGGAAAAATGGTGTATTTTCCCAAGATGCCACACTGCTCCTTTCAGAATCAACAATCAATCAAACCTGTTTAAAAAGCTTCACTGCAAATGTTCCACTTCCAATCTGTGCTCTGTAGACATTGGAAAAGTGGCCCTCGGCAATTCTCAGCTCATGATGAAAGTTTCTGGTTCCCTCTATGATGTCCTGGAGAGTGATCACATGTGACTGGTTCTCTCTGGCAGACTTCACTGgaatacacgcacacacacacacacacgcacgctcaaAATCACATTTTGACAAGCCACGGACGGCACTCATTTTAATGTTCACTGTACTTACCAGGACTTGAAGCTTGACTCGAGGAGCCAGACTCTGGTTGGAGGGATTCCTGATCACAGACATGACGCACAGACACGATATAATGGTCAAGAaggccacttcctgtctgaagACTAAACAACAGGACTAAACACATTCAAATAATTCTACCTTCGCTTTAGCTGCTGACGTCTGCCCCGTGGACTCTGGGAGCTGGTTGGCAGAGGGCGAAGGTGattctgaaataaaaaacattccCTAAATATTAAATCAGAGTTTTATATCTGAGGGTCAACTGGTTCAGTGTGGTTTGCTTACATCAGACATGCACCACAAACAGGAACCACGACAGGGGCTCATGTGCGATATAACTTCCCTCCAACACTTCCATACAGACCGGACACAAAAGCCAGAGAAGATCACTACACTTACCCTTACCTGCTGGTAACTGACACTGACTGTGGAAGAGCTGCAGGGCCCTGTGGTGGCCCATGTCCTGCAGCACCTTGAGCAGGTCCTGCACTCTTGGATTCTGCTGGGCCCAGGACCACAGCAGCTCCCTGGTGGGGCTCCGACCTGCTGCCTCCGTGCGCTCCAACATGCGAACTTCTAACAGGCTGGGGACGACTCGGACAGCTGGGGACAAGGAGGAGACGGATATCACATTATACTTAGTGTCACATTAAAATAAGAAcatgtattcattcattcctttacCCACATGTATGTACACCTGGGCATACATTCACTGGTTCATATGGATGACTTGAAGCTGCTTCTACATTCTTACTAACCAACAAAGAAAgcaatcattttattattacatgCAACATAGAAAATCAAGCAGATGTCAAACTTCTTTAATAACTAAATCATACataatattttataatttatcaGTTTCAATGAACTGTCTGCAGTTAACAGGTCTTATTCTAAGATTTTTAAAGTGTGCTATTACACTATTGCTATTTTAGGAGATGTTACAGTATCTGTTTTGTTAACAAAAGCCTCACTAGTCAGTTCCATTCAACCTGATTTGATGGTTTTTAAGTAATCTGACTGAGATCTTTCTTTAAAAGCCCCAAAgatttcagacagagacagCCTCCTGTTATCACAGTCAACACTTTGAAAGTTGGACCTCTTCCTCCCATCATCCGGCTTCTCAGCCCGCAGAGGGGCCGCTTTGTGCGGCTGCGATCTCCGCGACAATAACGGCGGTTGCTCACCTAGTCCCCGCCACCCGAGGCTGTCATCTCCGGTGTCCATGATCTTACAGAACTTCTCGACGACGAGCGGAGGGACATCGTAAAGGAAGGTGGAGGAATCCATCACAGCACAGCCGCTCTCACAGAAGGACGCGGGTCCAACTACAGATCCGCTGCACTAGAGTTGCTCAAGTACGGAAACTCCCTCCGCTGCGCTCGCGCAGCCGAAGTTACGTTACGACCTATGAAGTCACTGATTGGTGAGTCAACAGAAGAGACTCACAATTTCAACATACAACAATCTTTCAACTCacaatgaggggaaaaaaacccgAGTTACAGTGATttcaacagcaaaacacaacactttcaccaaacacaacaacaaaacaggaaacacactaTTTCAAACTTTGTGAGCCACCTGATGCTCTGACACGCCACAGGTGTATGAGGTGTATGTACTACAGAGCCAGCTGTAGACTGATGAGACACTGAAATCATACGAGGGCGTTTCAGTCAAGGACATTCACAAGGTGTCAGTCAAGGCCTCATCATCACCCACAATGATGATGAAGCCAACTACAGAAGTAAGGTGAGCCAAAtgatccagtgatgaagagaCAACAATCTCTTGCTCAATGTTGGGGGGAAAACCAGGAGAAGACCTCTGCAGCATCTCCCACTGCCCGTCaacagtgctgctgtggagagggtgagcagcACCAAAGGTTCCTGAGGGTGCACATCTCTGAGGACCTGTCCCATCACTCCAATCACTCggcgagagagagacagcatttAGATTTTTCTCTATGTCCTGCACATATAGTGAAGTGACAATAAAAATCTTTGGTAACATGTCAAAATGCTTGAACCCTTGATAATATACTTGAAAGAAGCAGGACTGGTCCGTGTTATCAGAGCTGTGTGGACCACACCAGCTGTTTGGACACAGATCTATGTGGATGACTGAAGTAAAATATTGACTCTGAGTTAAAAGCGAAGACGGAAGTGCGGATGCTTGGTGAACTGAATCCATGCGGAACCCAGACTCGTTACAGATTTATGAGGTGCACCTGCAGCACTCTCTCATTTTATGGTGCTGCTCATGGAGGCCAGGAAACACAGTGTCAACACAGGCAGGAGTCTGGgtgacaaaaagacaaatccTGTAGCAGTAattgttgtggtgtgtttgtggcttCACAAGGttggccagaaaaaaaaaaaccccacacctGTTTGCATC
The nucleotide sequence above comes from Toxotes jaculatrix isolate fToxJac2 chromosome 22, fToxJac2.pri, whole genome shotgun sequence. Encoded proteins:
- the irak3 gene encoding interleukin-1 receptor-associated kinase 3 isoform X2; this translates as MDSSTFLYDVPPLVVEKFCKIMDTGDDSLGWRGLAVRVVPSLLEVRMLERTEAAGRSPTRELLWSWAQQNPRVQDLLKVLQDMGHHRALQLFHSQCQLPAESPSPSANQLPESTGQTSAAKAKESLQPESGSSSQASSPVKSARENQSHVITLQDIIEGTRNFHHELRIAEGHFSNVYRAQIGSGTFAVKLFKQTNKVSWRKLWEIFRKEMEIHHLYQHPNILPLSGCFSDEGHYCLVYPYLPSGSLFRRLHHQDRQQPLTWQERLAIIKGIAKALHHLHTTQPCPVICGNISSSNILLDDALQPKLSDFGLARLRPHSTNQSCTITLDTSSHSNLGYLPEEYIRDGKLSFSLDVYSFGMVIMETVTGRKVIEDAPKQTLLRDLLVTKVEDSGGVDSCLQFLDKTADQWPTAMALSLLSLSLDCTASRHRQRPSMENVLLALSQLLPPPRCPPADQPRSLDDGAPVSAQRLPSSSIPVEHEEQRSPPVSPTQAEPCEYSQSEVTHLSDAVGAQGEAAVDLYSSWPVQCSCPAETGGLACEDCRANGFTSDHAESPQTDFGVVENAAKQRLRNKLSLYNGGLIRTEELFSETGLQ
- the irak3 gene encoding interleukin-1 receptor-associated kinase 3 isoform X1: MDSSTFLYDVPPLVVEKFCKIMDTGDDSLGWRGLAVRVVPSLLEVRMLERTEAAGRSPTRELLWSWAQQNPRVQDLLKVLQDMGHHRALQLFHSQCQLPAGKESPSPSANQLPESTGQTSAAKAKESLQPESGSSSQASSPVKSARENQSHVITLQDIIEGTRNFHHELRIAEGHFSNVYRAQIGSGTFAVKLFKQTNKVSWRKLWEIFRKEMEIHHLYQHPNILPLSGCFSDEGHYCLVYPYLPSGSLFRRLHHQDRQQPLTWQERLAIIKGIAKALHHLHTTQPCPVICGNISSSNILLDDALQPKLSDFGLARLRPHSTNQSCTITLDTSSHSNLGYLPEEYIRDGKLSFSLDVYSFGMVIMETVTGRKVIEDAPKQTLLRDLLVTKVEDSGGVDSCLQFLDKTADQWPTAMALSLLSLSLDCTASRHRQRPSMENVLLALSQLLPPPRCPPADQPRSLDDGAPVSAQRLPSSSIPVEHEEQRSPPVSPTQAEPCEYSQSEVTHLSDAVGAQGEAAVDLYSSWPVQCSCPAETGGLACEDCRANGFTSDHAESPQTDFGVVENAAKQRLRNKLSLYNGGLIRTEELFSETGLQ